The nucleotide sequence CAGCAGGAGCATTATCCGGCGAAAATGCGAAAACCTTCTTTTGCGTATCTACAAAATGCCTCACACCCATCCCCCCTACTAAGATCACTCTACAGGATGCCCCAACACTTTTTCAAGCTCTTCTTTCAAAACCCTGTAGTCGGTCAAGTGTATTACTGAAAATCCCAACCTACTTGCCGTCTCGATATTGTCCTTCCTATCATCTATAAACAGCGAATGCATCGGCACAACACCGTAGCGCTCCATAAGCTCGTAGAAGATATCCTCATTCGGCTTTATCTTTTTCACGTGGCTCGATATGACCATACCGTCGAAATACTTAAAGAATTCAAACGTATTGTACACATGCTCAAACGCTTTGTAGCTGAAATTAGAAAGCACGAGCAGCCTGTATCCCATCTTTTTCAACACCGGCAACAGTTTGGCATTCTCCTCAATCGGTTTCAAAAGGCTGAGCACCGCACTCTTCATGTGGCGAATGTACTCGCCATACTCGGGGTATCTTTCCTCAACCATCTTCCAAAACTGGGCTTCTGAGATCTCTCCCTTATCCATCAAGTTCCACTCTTCAATCGAGAAAACCTTCTCCGTTAGCACCTTCGCAACTTCTTCGTCGAAGTGCTCTACCATGTACCCGTAAGGGTCCCAGTGAATCAAAACTCTCCCAAGGTCGAAAACAATCGTATCTATCTGTTTAGCCCCCATAATATCCAACCTCCCTCTGCTTTCTTGGATTACATTTTATCACATCTTCATGATATAATAAATTCCGTCGAATTTCTAATCATCTTAAAAGGAGAGAAAATAAATATGGCTGTTCTACCACTCGTTTCGGTAATTCTCCCAACTCTCAACGAAGAAAAAACAATCGAAAAGACAATAATTAGCTTTATCGAATCGGATTACCAAAATGTTGAACTCATAGTCGTCGACGGCATGAGCTCAGACAGAACGAGAGAAATAGTCGAAAGGCTCAAAGAAAAATACCCAAACAAAATAAGATTGCTTGAGAATTCCAAAAAATATACGCCATCCGGTATAAACATCGGCATCAAGAATGCAAACGGAAAGTACATTATGCTTGCAAGCGGACATGCGTCTTACTCAAAAAATTACATCTCTGCCTGTGTCCAAGCGCTTGAAAACAACGAATGCGACGTAGCAGGCGGGGTTATGGAAGTCTTGCCAAGAAGTAGCAACGTAAAAGCCGTTGCTATAAGCGAAATATTGAAACACCCATTCGGAATAGGCGGTGCGAAATATAGAACAAACAACCAGAAGAAAGAATACGTCGACACCGTTGCGTACGGCATATACAAAAGGGAAATCTTTGAAAAAGTAGGGCTTTTCAATGAAGAACTAATAAGAAACCAAGACATTGAATTCAACATCCGATTAAAAAACGCTGGCTACAAGATATTGCTCATTCCAGAAGCTCGAGCATATTACTATGCGAGGGACACATACACAAAACTATGGCAAAATAACTACTCAAACGGCTTTTGGGTAACCCACAGCTCCAAATTCGTCAAAAGGGCATATCGACCAAGACATTTAGTGCCGATGCTCTTTGTCTTGTATCTCATTTCTTTGCTCTTATTGCTCTTGCCAGTGAATAGAGTTCTGAAGTTTTTATACGCACTCCCTGCTTCTCTGTACCTGGCTCTGAGCATTTACTTCTCATCACAGGTTGCAATCAAGCACAAAAAGATTGCGCTCGTTCCTTATACATTCTTTTCATTCTTAGTTTTGCACATCTCATATGGCATCGGTTCGATAGTGGGAATCTTTAAGAATAGGAGATGAGAAAGATATGCAAAATTTCTTGAAATTCATTGTCGCATTCTCGTTATCTTTGATAATAACAGCAATCATCGTCGGGGTATACCTCAACACAAGGCTTGAAAAAATTAAA is from Fervidobacterium gondwanense DSM 13020 and encodes:
- a CDS encoding HAD family hydrolase, whose amino-acid sequence is MGAKQIDTIVFDLGRVLIHWDPYGYMVEHFDEEVAKVLTEKVFSIEEWNLMDKGEISEAQFWKMVEERYPEYGEYIRHMKSAVLSLLKPIEENAKLLPVLKKMGYRLLVLSNFSYKAFEHVYNTFEFFKYFDGMVISSHVKKIKPNEDIFYELMERYGVVPMHSLFIDDRKDNIETASRLGFSVIHLTDYRVLKEELEKVLGHPVE
- a CDS encoding glycosyltransferase family 2 protein; amino-acid sequence: MAVLPLVSVILPTLNEEKTIEKTIISFIESDYQNVELIVVDGMSSDRTREIVERLKEKYPNKIRLLENSKKYTPSGINIGIKNANGKYIMLASGHASYSKNYISACVQALENNECDVAGGVMEVLPRSSNVKAVAISEILKHPFGIGGAKYRTNNQKKEYVDTVAYGIYKREIFEKVGLFNEELIRNQDIEFNIRLKNAGYKILLIPEARAYYYARDTYTKLWQNNYSNGFWVTHSSKFVKRAYRPRHLVPMLFVLYLISLLLLLLPVNRVLKFLYALPASLYLALSIYFSSQVAIKHKKIALVPYTFFSFLVLHISYGIGSIVGIFKNRR